One Ricinus communis isolate WT05 ecotype wild-type chromosome 1, ASM1957865v1, whole genome shotgun sequence DNA window includes the following coding sequences:
- the LOC8281835 gene encoding protein SHORT ROOT IN SALT MEDIUM 1 yields MYSSRGNSAYGQQTYGGQSGYGQNLGTAYAGGSVGGPDGGSQHSLAARHSSMLSASQEADIGGYRGSAAHYAGQYGTIYGSSAMTGSQQASTISAKGTGPSALESRGGYASALPDSPKYASADYISSSSHGYGHKSDKLYSEKIHDYPAIERRQYGERQSAYMGREIQSDPATRYADPVSFSHQHQAGMYERIDQASLLRQEQLLKSQSMQSASLDGASRPVEYLAARGAANRHSTQDLVSYGGRMDADPRSSSMLSASSYSAQHAPSILGAAPRRNVDDLLYAQSSSNPGYGVSLPPGRDYGTGKGLHGTSLDLDYRGGHLRMDERRDDRAGYLREFELREEERRRELLREREKEREREKERERERERERERKRERERILERREKERERERKCGLKIRRERTPPRVSRDRRGPSLMKEERTLRRDSPSHEASHRRHSPVKEKRREYVCKIHASSLVDIERDFLSLDKRYPRLFMSPEFSKVVVNWPKENLKLSIHTPVSFEHDFVEDASAVEARDPPSTKLQQLVKSETGHTVWNAKIILMSGLSKNALEELSSEKSYDDRLPHFCNILRFAILKRDRSFMAIGGPWDSADGGDPSVDDFALVQTALRYARDVTQIDLKNCHNWNRFLEIHYDRYGKDGFFSHKEITVLFVPDLSECLPLLDAWREQWLAHKKAVAERERQLVLNKERAREKKEGQKDKGTNSSKDSKRVDKSEKTKESAPSGANKTEKDGKGKVTAQKGDENDKNLEKKEGTEQGDAAAAQIADGAKTGKKKIIRRIVKQKGPKKTIDAGSTVSKQNEALGENDAVENNKRSEISSEQNESSADPSGVKTFVRKKVVKRVPMGKTTENKDKELQLEVKAEKVAVSTEDKPKDNSETSNAVGLPGTNVKTAIKKKIIKRVIKRKLTSAAQKDEKKVAQADNIAENLEKERTSGENQASKVQKLEKKVIPTSKSPSAEKQATVPISNKTETKAVKEDKKDDKETDGKSGSVNKIDGKTDKQKLAERDNYEGKKGNPKGDEKSKDDKKDKDWKDDSRSKSNKDLKEKRIPEEPPRHPGLILQTKGDKDTKLRSLSLSLDSLLDYTDNDIEESTFELSLFAESFYEMLQYQMGSRILTFLQKLRIEFVTKRNQRKRLREEMEEKDKEKKSSTKRLKTNELDVKAKSTESDLLNADQPEDRKTKDKKTLEKEDTSVDNGDEGKLEDESDYEEDPEEDPEEDEEMEDTEDDSFNEKNEEDEKMSLEADHEPVAGNGKEKAEKDAKETKSEEAKAKSDVDLSERSDAKTVTGKKEPSIAEESVIDKELLQAFRFFDRNRTGYIRVEDMRLIIHNLGKFLSHRDVKELVQSALLESNTGRDDHILYGKLVRMTDK; encoded by the exons ATGTATTCATCTAGAGGCAATAGTGCCTACGGGCAGCAAACATACGGAGGGCAATCTGGCTATGGTCAAAAT CTGGGAACTGCGTATGCTGGAGGCTCAGTTGGAGGGCCTGATGGAGGATCTCAACATTCCCTGGCTGCTAGGCATTCGTCGATGTTGAGTGCTTCTCAAGAAGCAGATATTGGTGGATACAGAGGCTCTGCAGCACATTATGCGGGGCAATATGGGACTATCTATGGCTCATCTGCCATGACTGGTTCTCAACAG GCATCCACAATCAGCGCCAAAGGGACTGGACCATCAGCTTTGGAAAGTCGCGGTGGCTATGCCTCAGCTCTACCTGATTCTCCAAAATATGCGTCTGCTGATTACATTTCATCATCTAGTCATGGATATGGTCATAAAagtgataaattatattctgaGAAGATTCATGATTATCCGGCAATAGAGAGGCGTCAATATGGTGAACGGCAGAGTGCATATATGGGGCGGGAAATCCAAAGTGATCCAGCTACACGATATGCAGATCCTGTTAGTTTTAGTCATCAACATCAG GCTGGTATGTATGAACGCATCGATCAGGCATCACTTCTTCGGCAAGAACAGTTACTGAAATCTCAGTCTATGCAATCTGCTTCTCTTGACGGAGCTTCCAG ACCAGTTGAGTATCTTGCAGCAAGAGGTGCTGCTAATCGTCATTCCACTCAAGATCTTGTGTCTTATGGAGGAAGAATGGATGCTGATCCTCGCAGTTCATCAATGCTTAGTGCTTCTTCATATAGTGCGCAACATGCTCCTTCGATATTAGGAGCAGCTCCAAGGAGGAATGTGGATGATCTCCTGTATGCTCAGAGTTCGTCAAATCCAGGCTATGGAGTTAGTTTGCCCCCTGGTAGGGATTATGGCACCGGCAAAGGGCTCCATGGGACATCCCTTGATTTGGACTATCGTGGTGGTCATTTGAGGATGGATGAGCGTAGGGATGATAGAGCTGGCTATCTTCGGGAGTTCGAGCTAAGAGAAGAGGAGCGTCGTCGAGAGCTTTTGCGTGAGagggagaaagaaagagaaagggagaaagaaagagaacgCGAAAGAGAACGAGAGCGAGAAAGAAAGCGCGAAAGGGAACGCATTTTGGAGCGACGTGAGAAGGAGAGGGAGCGAGAGCGGAAATGTGGACTCAAAATTAGGCGTGAACGAACTCCACCAAGAGTCTCAAGGGATAGACGTGGGCCCTCATTGATGAAGGAGGAGAGAACCTTGCGACGAGATTCTCCAAGCCATGAAGCTTCACATAG GCGTCACTCACctgttaaagaaaaaagaagagaatatgtctgcaag ATTCATGCGTCCAGTCTGGTTGATATCGAGCGGGACTTTTTGTCCTTAGATAAGAGATACCCCAGATTGTTCATGTCACCAGAATTTTCCAAG GTTGTCGTAAACTGGCCAAAGGAGAATCTTAAACTTTCTATCCACACACCTGTCAG TTTTGAGCATGATTTTGTTGAAGATGCAAGTGCTGTTGAGGCAAGAGACCCTCCTTCAACTAAGCTTCAACAACTTGTAAAGTCAGAGACTGGGCATACAGTATGGAACGCAAAG ATAATTTTGATGAGTGGACTTAGTAAGAATGCCCTGGAGGAGCTGTCATCTGAGAAAAGCTATGATGATCGTCTACCACATTTCTGCAATATTCTTAGGTTTGCCATCCTAAAAAGGGATCGTTCTTTCATGGCTATTGGTGGTCCATGGGACTCTGCTGATGGTGGCGATCCCTCGGTTGATGATTTTGCTTTAGTTCAAACAGCCCTCAG ATATGCAAGGGATGTAACCCAAATTGATCTGAAGAACTGCCATAACTGGAATCGTTTCCTGGAG ATACACTATGATAGATATGGCAAGGATGGGTTCTTCAGCCATAAAGAGATCACTGTCCTGTTTGTTCCAGATTTATCTGAGTGCCTGCCGTTGTTGGATGCATGGCGAGAACAGTGGCTTGCTCACAAGAAGGCTGTAGCCGAGAGAGAGCGGCAACTCGTGTTAAACAAGGAG AGGGCtagagagaagaaagaaggGCAGAAAG ATAAAGGGACAAATTCTTCAAAAGATTCTAAAAGAGTGGACAAATCAGAAAAAACCAAAGAGTCTGCGCCTTCAGGTGCCAACAAAACTGAGAAAGATGGAAAAGGTAAAGTTACTGCGCAAAAGGGTGATGAAAATGACAAGAACCTTGAGAAAAAGGAGGGGACTGAACAGGGGGATGCTGCAGCTGCTCAGATAGCTGATGGTGCGAAGACtggaaaaaagaagataataagGAGGATTGTCAAACAGAAGGGTCCTAAAAAGACAATTGATGCTGGGAGTACTGTCTCCAAGCAGAATGAGGCATTAGGTGAGAATGATGCGGTGGAGAACAATAAAAGATCTGAGATTTCTAGTGAGCAGAATGAATCTTCTGCTGATCCTTCTGGAGTTAAAACTTTTGTGAGGAAGAAAGTTGTAAAAAGGGTTCCAATGGGAAAAACTACTGAAAATAAGGATAAGGAATTGCAGCTTGAGGTTAAAGCAGAGAAGGTAGCGGTCTCCACTGAAGATAAACCCAAGGATAATTCAGAAACCAGCAATGCTGTGGGCTTGCCAGGTACTAATGTCAAAACAGccataaagaagaaaataattaaaagagtaATCAAACGGAAGCTCACTAGTGCGGCCCAGAAGGATGAAAAGAAAGTAGCTCAGGCAGATAATATAGCAGAAAATctggagaaagaaagaacaagtGGAGAAAACCAGGCGAGTAAGGTacagaaattagaaaagaaagtaatCCCTACTTCAAAATCACCAAGTGCAGAGAAGCAAGCTACTGTGCCCATATCAAATAAAACAGAAACCAAAGCTGTCAAGGAGGATAAAAAGGACGACAAGGAAACTGATGGGAAAAGTGGCTcagttaataaaattgatggtAAGACCGACAAACAAAAACTTGCTGAGAGGGATAATTATGAAGGCAAGAAAGGAAATCcgaagggtgatgaaaagtcaaaggatgataagaAGGACAAAGATTGGAAAGATGATTCTAGGAGCAAATCTAACAaggatttgaaagaaaagagaatacCTGAAGAGCCTCCTAGACATCCAGGATTGATTTTGCAAACAAAAGGGGACAAGGACACTAAG CTGCGCTCATTGTCCCTTTCGCTTGACTCACTCTTGGACTACACTGATAATGATATTGAGGAATCAACATTTGAG CTTTCATTATTTGCTGAATCATTTTATGAAATGCTTCAGTATCAGATGGGCTCTCGTATTTTGACATTTCTTCAG AAACTGCGCATTGAATTTgtaacaaaaagaaatcaacGTAAGAGGTTGCGGGAGGAAATGGAAGAGAAAGATAAGGAGAAGAAATCATCTACCAAACGCTTGAAGACTAATGAGCTTGATGTGAAAGCTAAATCCACAGAATCTGACTTGTTAAATGCAGACCAACCAGAGGATCGAAAaactaaagataaaaaaactTTAGAAAAGGAAGATACTTCTGTTGACAATGGTGATGAAGGAAAGTTGGAAGATGAATCCGATTATGAGGAAGACCCAGAAGAAGATcctgaagaagatgaagaaatgGAGGATACCGAGGATGACTCGTTTAATGAG aaaaatgaagaagatgagaagatGAGTCTGGAAGCTGATCATGAACCAGTGGCTGgtaatggaaaagaaaaagcagaGAAAGATGCCAAAGAGACAAAAAGTGAAGAGGCAAAGGCCAAATCTGATGTTGATTTATCTGAAAGAAGTGACGCAAAGACGGTGACTGGAAAGAAAGAGCCATCTATTGCTGAGGAGTCTGTGATTGACAAGGAACTATTGCAG GCTTTCAGGTTTTTCGATCGTAATCGAACAGGCTATATTAGG GTTGAAGACATGAGGTTGATAATCCATAACTTGGGGAAGTTTCTGTCCCACAGAGATGTCAAG GAACTTGTGCAAAGTGCACTGTTGGAGAGCAACACAGGGAGAGATGACCATATTCTTTATGGCAAGCTCGTCAGAATGACTGATAAATGA
- the LOC8281834 gene encoding NAC domain-containing protein 2, with protein MQGRTCNSELPPGFRFHPTDEELIMYYLRNQATSRPCPVSIIPEVDIYKFDPWQLPEKSEFVENEWYFFTPRDRKYPNGVRPNRATVSGYWKATGTDKAIYSASKYVGVKKALVFYKGRPPKGIKTDWIMHEYRLNDSRKQASKQNGSMRLDDWVLCRIYKKRQMARHLEEKIEYRNTQLDKPASNDISEQQMLKFPRTFSLSHLLDLDYMGPISQLLNDNTCNASFDFQNIMAKVETDQVEKFQLGEMSQQYVDSGKLQVNQGSALNQPLFVNPMVYEFQ; from the exons ATGCAAGGAAGAACTTGCAACTCTGAACTACCTCCTGGTTTTAGGTTCCATCCCACTGATGAAGAATTGATCATGTATTACCTTCGTAACCAAGCAACATCCAGGCCATGCCCTGTATCAATAATCCCAGAGGTTGATATTTACAAGTTTGATCCTTGGCAATTACCCG AGAAATCAGAATTTGTAGAAAATGAATGGTACTTTTTTACTCCTCGAGACAGGAAGTATCCGAATGGAGTGAGGCCTAATAGAGCAACTGTTTCAGGGTATTGGAAGGCCACTGGCACAGATAAGGCCATTTACAGTGCTTCTAAATATGTTGGTGTCAAGAAAGCTCTTGTCTTTTACAAGGGTAGACCACCAAAGGGCATTAAGACTGATTGGATTATGCATGAATATCGTTTAAATGATTCGAGAAAGCAAGCCAGTAAACAAAATGGATCCATGAGG TTGGATGATTGGGTCCTTTGTAGGATCTATAAGAAGAGGCAAATGGCAAGACATTTGGAGGAGAAGATAGAATATAGAAACACTCAACTGGACAAACCTGCTTCTAATGATATTAGTGAACAACAAATGTTGAAATTTCCAAGgactttttctctctctcatcTATTGGATTTGGATTACATGGGTCCAATTTCACAGCTTTTAAATGATAACACATGCAATGCAAGTTTTGATTTCCAAAACATCATGGCAAAAGTTGAGACTGACCAAGTTGAGAAATTTCAGCTGGGAGAAATGTCTCAACAATATGTCGATTCTGGGAAATTACAGGTGAATCAGGGTAGCGCCTTGAACCAGCCACTATTTGTGAATCCAATGGTCTACGAATTCCAATGA